AAAGGATTTGCTCTGGCATATCTTGGCGAAGAAGTCTGAGTTCGTCTGGATAGGTTGCGCCCACGACGGCTCCGATGGAAGAAAACCCTAAATTCCCAACACATGATTCTCCCCAAAGCGCCACTTTTCGCGCAATGTGTTCGTGCAAAAGTTCATCGCCAACAGAAAGATCTTGAAATTCTCCACCAGAAGGATTAGAAGTTTTTACGAGCACAAAAATTCCTTTTTCATTTTCTTCACACTTTTTTATAAATGGAAAAATTCCATCTTCTCCTAAATATGGAGTTACGGTAAGAGCATCGTACGGTCGATTTTTCCCTAAATATGCTTCCGCATACGCCTCAGCTGTGGAACCAATATCATTCCGTTTTCCATCGACGATAACGAATAAATTTTTCTTTTTTGCATATTCACAAACTTGCTCGAATGCCACAAATCCCTCAGATCCAAAGACTTCAAAAAATGCAAGTTGCGGTTTTACCACAGCGACGAGATCGTGCGTCGCGTCCAGGATTTTTGTGAGGAAACTCGTAATTACTTCTCCTGGGTTTTTTCCCTTCTTCAGAGATTCAGGAATTTGCTCGTAATGCGGATCAAGCCCGAGACAGAGTACGGACTTTTTTTCTTGAATTTTTTTGAGAAGTGCGTCGGAAAAATGCATTTGAGAAATTATGAATTTTGAATTATTTTTTGAAAATAATTTTTGAATGAAAAAGCATTCAAATCGAGAGAGAAATTTTAAAAACCAAA
This portion of the Candidatus Peregrinibacteria bacterium genome encodes:
- the pyrF gene encoding orotidine-5'-phosphate decarboxylase — its product is MHFSDALLKKIQEKKSVLCLGLDPHYEQIPESLKKGKNPGEVITSFLTKILDATHDLVAVVKPQLAFFEVFGSEGFVAFEQVCEYAKKKNLFVIVDGKRNDIGSTAEAYAEAYLGKNRPYDALTVTPYLGEDGIFPFIKKCEENEKGIFVLVKTSNPSGGEFQDLSVGDELLHEHIARKVALWGESCVGNLGFSSIGAVVGATYPDELRLLRQDMPEQILLIPGYGAQGGRAGDIAPAFYKDGKGAIVNSSRGILFAYKQEKAPEELFAECARKAAEKSKEELWEIVTRK